The nucleotide window GGGGCAGGTCACCAGTTCGCCCCAGGGGCTCTCCTGTCAGGAAGGGTGCAGCGCTTCGGCTGTCAGCTTTCCCGCCAGCGGCCCGGTGGTCCTGACCGCCAGGCCCAGCGCCGGCAGCAAGCTGGTGGCTTGGGGCGGCGCGTGCAGCAGCTATGCCGCGCAGCCCACCTGCACCGTGGCGCCAGGCTCCGCCACCGCCCAGGTCAGCGTCATTTTCGACAAGAGCGGCAGCGCAGGCGACAGCAGCAATGGTCCGCTGAAGGACCCGCGCGACTTCGTCAATCAGCAGTACCTGGACTTTTTTGACCGCCCGGCCGATGGCGCTGGGCTGAACTATTGGGCGCAGCAGCTCGCCGCGGCCAAGGTCACGCGCCCACAGGTCATCGAGTCGTTCATGAACTCGGCCGAGTTCAGCTCGCGTGTGGCCCCGTTGACCAGGCTCTACAGCGCGTACTTTCAGCGCATACCCGACTACGCCGGGCTGACGTACTGGCTGGGCCGCATGCATCCCGCAGGCGCCGCGCAAGACCTGAGCCTGGCGGAAGTGTCTGCCGCCTTCGCTGCATCGCCCGAGTTCACCCACACCTACGGCCCGCTGAACGACACCGCCTTCGTCGAACGCGTCTATCGCAACGTTCTGGCGCGCGCACCGGATGCCGCCGGCCGAGCCTACTGGGTGGACCGCCTCGCGCAGGGCCTGTCGCGCGGCGACGTGATGGTGTCGTTCTCCGAGTCGGCGGAAAACCTGCAAGCCACCCTGCCGTCCGTTCAAGTGACCATGACCCATGTGGGCATGCTGCGCCGCTCGCCCGCTGTGGCCGACCATGCCTCATGGGTCAACGAGATCAAGGCAGGACGCACCACAGTCGAGGCCTTGATCGCCAGCGTGCTCGCCTCGCCGGAATACGCGGCCCGGTTCTGACAGAACCTGTCCAGCGAAGGACGAGTGACCGCGTTGCCCTGGCAGGTTCGGGGCGACACCCATGGAGAGCCTTGGGCGGACTTTCAAACGAGGCTACTGCATGCCCTGGCCCATGCAGGCAAGTGTTCCATCAACCCAAAGGAGAGAATGTGAGAAAAGTACGACCGTCCAAACCGTCCTCGGCAGGCCTGCGCCTGCTTCCCGTGGCCAGCCTCGTCGCCGGCTTGTTGCTGACCGCCGGCGCGGCGCCAGTCCATGCAGCGCCCGACACGGCAGAGCAGGTGCAGGAGGTCTATCTTGCCTTTTACGGGCGCCCTGGCGACCCGGACGGGGTGTCCTACTGGGCCGCGCAAGCCGGCTCCGGCGGTGTGGCATCCATACTGGATCAATTTTCCGGTTCGGTGGAGGCCAGCCAGCTTTTTTCCGGAATGAGTGACGAAGGCAAAGTCACCTTCATCTACCGCATCCTGTTCAACCGCGACCCGGACGGCCCCGGCCTGTCCTACTGGAGCGGTGAACTCAGCAGCGGCCAGCGCACCTTGCAGGAAATCTCTTTTGAAATTCTCAGGGGCGCACGCAACGACGACGCCGGCAAGATCGCCAACAAGATCGCTGCGGCCAGATATTTCACCAGCCAGCTGACGGCGCGCAACATCAAGGCCGACTACAGCGTCCAGGCCGACATCTTCCTGGCCCGCAACTGGCTGGGAACCATCGACGAAACCCAGGCCAGCCTGAACAGCGCCATGCAAGCCATCGATGCGTTGCTCGGACGCATCAGCCTGGCCGGAAAGCCACAGACCGTCACCGGCGTCCTGGCCACGCCCACAGGCGCCACGCAGACTGCCCGCAGCGCCATCAAATACATGGCCGGAGACATTCGGGCCGAACTGCAGCGGCAAGCCGCCGAGGTCGTGCCTGCAGGCGCAGCAGGGGCCAGCGGCCGAATCTGCTTCGGCGTGCCGGATGGCTACACGCCCCTGGCCAATGCCAGCGTCGAACAATACGACGCTTTCGACAAAAAAGTCGGCGCCTCCGGCAGCGCCGACAACTGCGGTCTGTTCGTCCTGCCCACGCAGCCGATGACCATGCAGCTGGCCATCTCAGCGCCTGGCTATCGCCCCGTGCGCGCACCTGTCGCAGTCTTTCAGGATCCGAACAAGGACGGCCTGCCAGACGCTCTGACCCTCATTCCGACGACATCCCAATACGTCCTCACCGGTCTGCGGCTCACCAACGGCAATCAGCTGTATTTCAACGTCACGGACAGCGCCACCAAGAAGGCCGTGCTGGGCGTGGGCGCTGCACAAATCAGCGTCTTGAACAATGCGGCACCGCTGCCTGTCGCCGCTGTGGGTTATGGCTCCTATATCAGCAACAAGCCTGCCAGCGTGGCCTTGGTGCTGGACGCGAGCGGCTCGATGGATGACACGGCCTTGCAGATCGCCGCCGCCTCGGCGCGCCTCTTCGTCGGCCGAAAAGGCAGCGCGGACGAGCTGTCATTGACCATTTTCGATGGCAATGTCGTCTACCTCGACAAGGTGAACACGCAGCAGATGATCGACCAGAACAGGCTCGTCTTCACCGACGGCAGTGGCCAGCGCATCATCCCCAATGCGCCGGAGTCGGGCTATACGACCAATCCGCTCTTCGCCGAGCAGATGTTGAAGCTCTACGACTCGAGCTCCGACGCCTGGCGGGGAACCGATCCTTTCCTGCGTATCCAGGGCCGGTATCCCTTCGGCGGAATCACGGCGTTGTACAAGGCCTCGGTGACAGCGGCCAGATCC belongs to Melaminivora suipulveris and includes:
- a CDS encoding DUF4214 domain-containing protein; this encodes MASLVAGLLLTAGAAPVHAAPDTAEQVQEVYLAFYGRPGDPDGVSYWAAQAGSGGVASILDQFSGSVEASQLFSGMSDEGKVTFIYRILFNRDPDGPGLSYWSGELSSGQRTLQEISFEILRGARNDDAGKIANKIAAARYFTSQLTARNIKADYSVQADIFLARNWLGTIDETQASLNSAMQAIDALLGRISLAGKPQTVTGVLATPTGATQTARSAIKYMAGDIRAELQRQAAEVVPAGAAGASGRICFGVPDGYTPLANASVEQYDAFDKKVGASGSADNCGLFVLPTQPMTMQLAISAPGYRPVRAPVAVFQDPNKDGLPDALTLIPTTSQYVLTGLRLTNGNQLYFNVTDSATKKAVLGVGAAQISVLNNAAPLPVAAVGYGSYISNKPASVALVLDASGSMDDTALQIAAASARLFVGRKGSADELSLTIFDGNVVYLDKVNTQQMIDQNRLVFTDGSGQRIIPNAPESGYTTNPLFAEQMLKLYDSSSDAWRGTDPFLRIQGRYPFGGITALYKASVTAARSLKDTPNRRYIVAMTDGADNASSPDNPTTVINTAKANNVVAYTIGAGYYVDSASLQNIANQTGGSYTQVTDLTQLTKLSSVFDAIRTSITFDYAAVLARRPATGEVTLQVDIGGNVISSKIQVP